In one Lolium rigidum isolate FL_2022 chromosome 3, APGP_CSIRO_Lrig_0.1, whole genome shotgun sequence genomic region, the following are encoded:
- the LOC124697894 gene encoding protein PSK SIMULATOR 1-like, with the protein MPRSWLAGLRSRLGGTSASEDGLGILAFEAAAAMSRLVSLHRSLSDEEVRRLRGDVLRGEGVARLTSTDQPLLLRLACGELLADLDRAAATAARLGARCRGPDAPFLGGFDLVYADAKRGTGGLARLDAAVGFSRGAGKRLRKMERHVAATAKLYAEMDALTELEASERRMEQWMQHSGPIPAQSSSKTKRDEPSDKLLRELRLQRQKVRRLREASLWSVPVHKATKLMARSVLAVLARVSLAFAAVVPGLPPPLAAGRRTRPPGHSSGPMHQPTTMAPDAAIRHSAPIFRQNDAASTTSSSSQSIKPPATTVGGSGMELRYANVILSAEMLLSALRPATRDEDVQDGMMELSMRDELYKMLPVTIRSAVKAKLMVRLRGQQVDDEAAAAAMDAVERVLRWLGPMAHDTMRWHDERGMERKQRFSMSPRVPMVQTLHFADRRKAEAAIVEVLVELSCVCWYEDQRRRPADWDD; encoded by the coding sequence ATGCCCAGGTcatggctcgccggcctgcgttcTCGCCTCGGCGGCACCAGCGCCAGCGAGGACGGGCTCGGCATCCTCGCcttcgaggcggcggcggccatgtcgCGGCTGGTGTCTCTCCACCGCTCGCTCTCCGACGAGGAGGTCCGGAGGCTCCGCGGCGACGTCCTGCGCGGCGAGGGCGTCGCGCGCCTCACCTCCACGGACCAGCCCCTCCTGCTCCGCCTCGCGTGCGGCGAGCTCCTCGCGGAcctcgaccgcgccgccgccaccgccgcgcgcctCGGCGCGCGGTGCCGCGGCCCGGACGCGCCGTTCCTCGGCGGCTTCGACCTCGTCTACGCCGACGCGAAGCGTGGAACCGGCGGCCTCGCGCGGCTCGACGCGGCGGTCGGGTTCTCCCGGGGCGCCGGGAAGCGGCTCAGGAAGATGGAGCGGCACGTGGCCGCCACGGCCAAGCTCTACGCGGAGATGGACGCGCTCACGGAGCTGGAGGCGTCGGAGCGGCGGATGGAGCAGTGGATGCAGCACAGCGGGCCCATCCCCGCGCAGTCGTCGTCCAAGACCAAGCGGGACGAGCCGAGCGACAAGCTGTTGCGCGAGCTCAGGCTGCAGCGCCAGAAGGTGCGGCGGCTCAGGGAGGCCTCGCTGTGGAGCGTGCCCGTCCACAAGGCCACCAAGCTCATGGCCAGGTCGGTGCTCGCCGTGCTCGCGCGCGTCTCCCTTGCCTTCGCCGCGGTCGTGCCGGGCTTGCCGCCCCCGTTAGCAGCCGGCCGCCGGACACGGCCCCCCGGCCACTCGTCCGGGCCCATGCACCAGCCGACGACGATGGCGCCCGACGCGGCGATCCGGCACTCGGCTCCGATATTCCGGCAGAACGACGCCGCCTcgacgacgtcgtcgtcgtcacaGTCAATCAAGCCGCCTGCGACCACGGTCGGGGGCTCGGGAATGGAGCTGCGCTACGCGAACGTTATTTTGTCGGCCGAGATGCTGCTCTCGGCGCTGAGACCGGCGACCCGCGACGAAGACGTGCAGGACGGGATGATGGAGCTGTCCATGAGAGACGAGCTCTACAAGATGCTGCCCGTGACCATCCGCTCGGCCGTGAAGGCCAAGCTGATGGTGAGGCTGAGAGGACAGCAGGTGGACGACGAGGCTGCCGCGGCGGCGATGGACGCCGTGGAGAGGGTGCTGCGGTGGCTGGGTCCGATGGCGCACGACACGATGCGGTGGCACGACGAGAGGGGAATGGAGCGGAAGCAGCGGTTCAGCATGAGCCCACGAGTGCCCATGGTGCAGACGCTGCATTTCGCGGACCGTCGGAAGGCGGAGGCTGCCATCGTGGAGGTGCTCGTGGAGCTCAGCTGCGTCTGCTGGTACGAAGACcagcggcgccggccggctgacTGGGACGACTAG